In Pirellula sp. SH-Sr6A, the DNA window AGATCTAGACGGAGACAAAGTACCCGATCTTTCCCTCTCACGATTTCGCACACCGGAACTCGGATTGCGAGGACAATCCGAGACTCACTTTGTGCGGGGCACTGGGGAATCCCTTTGGGACCGTATGGGCCAACCCCACCAGAAGGTGTCCGATCTCAATGGGGATGGAATTCTGGATTTGATCCAAACGGATTATCGTTCCATCACCGCACACAACACGTTGGACGGTTCCCTCCTATGGCAGATCCAGTTGAGTGGCCGTGCCTCGCACACAACTGTCCATAGCGAACAAGGCGTTGCACCGTTGCGATTGCGAGGAGCACCGAGCTGGGAAGCAGAAGGATTTGCCGAGTTCGACCATCGTAATTGGGATTTCGATGACGATGGGATTGGTGATCTGATCCTGGAGTCCCAGACCGGCGGAAGCAAGCTCGAAGTACTCGAAGCGATCTCTGGAAAAACTGGATCGAGAATTTGGAAGACACGAGCGACAAAAACCTACCAGCAAGGATCGGGATATCTGCAGTGCCAAGACCTGGATAGAGACGGACGCAGCGAGATCGTTTACCTGTCCTATTCGGATTCGCTGCTTGCATTGAAAAATCGCCGAAGTTGGTCTGGCGATGACGGAAATCTCATCGTGTCTGTGTGGGATGCTACGACCGGAGCGGAGCGATGGCATCGCGCATTGACGCGTAAGTACGGATCTAATTCCGGTCAGCGTTTGCCCTACCCATTCGCGTCGCGACCGATGCCAAAATTGGGAATGGGTGACTTCAATGGCGATGGCGTTACGGACATTCTCGCGCCCGCCGAGCCGTCTGCGGAGACCACACCACCGATGGCGGCCACTTGGCTGGCACTCGATGGGAGGGATGGAACCGAATTGTGGAATCGTCCGGGAGCTTCCTGCCGAGAATCCAGCAACTGCTTCGCCGAAGCGGCACAAGCCCGCGTTCAGCCACAAGGAGCGAATGCGGACGCCGCTCTCTCCCAAGTTTACTTCGTCGAGGTGCGAGATGATTCGCGGGAGGACGGCAGTCTGTCCAGGCAGCTCCATGCGGTCGCGGTCGCAGCCAAGTCGGGAGTCGAACTCTGGGACCATCCCATCGAAGTTGACGCGAGTTTTCGTCGCAACTTTGCTTCCACGGGGGACAGGCTTTTCAGCGGAACCCTGCTGGATGCAGACGGAAAGTCGATGCTTCTCTTAGGCTATGAACAGGATCGAAAGGATCATATTCAGATTTTAGACGAGGATGGGACCAGTATTGCCAAGCGATCTTATCCGCAGCCCTCTACCTATCCCAAGCCACCCATTATCTGGAGGTTATTGGACAACGATGCCGATGGCATCCTGGATCGAGCGATTGTTGGCAGCCGGATTGAAATTGTGGATCTCTCAAAAAATTTGGAGACGCTCTTCACGATCGCCGATGCGCATGCGGGAACGTCGGTCGGTATGAACGGAGCGCTGGACGCCGACCGCTATCCAGCGAACGTGGAGGTCCATTCGCTGAGTGCGTCCCATCCTCCTAGCATCGTACTGCACTCGTGGGGGGAACATCCCAGCGTCTCGGCATTCGATAGCGAGACCGGGGATCGACATTGGTGGAGTCACGGTCCGACGAGACATCGAACGTATTCGAATGAAATCGTACCGACTCTCGCTATCCCGCGCCGAGATGGAGAACTCCCAATCGTCGTCACCAATCACCTCGATCAATCCAATGCGAGGGCAGCGTGCAGCGATACACCGTCATCGAGAAATATCCAGTCACCGATTTCCTTGGTATCGACGGAGCGCGATGTGCGATTTCAAAGGCCATTGCCTTGGATGCAAAATTCGATGGCGACCGAATTACCCATGGAGGTTGTTGCGTTTCTAGTAACCGGTCTCTTCCAATCCGTGTTGCTGGTTTGGATCCCTGGCCTCTATTTGTGGACAACCTTTCGAAAGCGGAAGTGGGGCCTTAGATGGCTGTTATTGCTACCCATTCTCGTCGCCATTTCGCTGATCACGCTTCGGGTGCAACAAGGGACCGAAGGAGGTGGCTGGTTTACAAGTTATGGATTGGCGCTTTTATTCTCGCCGATCGTCGGGATGATCGGATTGATAGTGCATCGATGTGTTCAGAAACAATGGCGTGGAGTCTTCGCTATTTTCTTTTATATCGTGCTCGGAGCAATCCTCACGGCGGGAGGAATTTTGAGCCTTCATGGGTGGAGTCAGCCGCTCGAGCCGGGTGAATATTACGACTGGGCCGGATGGTACTGGATCATTCCGCAAAGTGTATTCGTAACAGCGTACGTTTATTGGGCCGTTCGAGCGCTCGGAAAGATGTTCCATCGACAAGGGCTTGAACGTAGAACGGTAGCATCTGCTCGGTAACCCATGATTCGCGTCGCAGGGGAGCGGCGACCGCCTACTTACAAACTATAGAGATTGCCTCGCCGACCATCGTCGAGGACCAACATCGAGGACCAACATCGAGGACCAACATCGAGGACCAACATCGAGGACCAACAAAAAACCGGAGATCAACACGGTCGCGGCTGCAACGCAGCCGTTCTGTGCAAAACTCCGGTTTGATCCAATCGACAGCGATCGAAATTCCAATGCGACCGACGGACTACTTGCGGCGGAAGAGAGGGCCGGCGTAGCGAGCGCCTTCACCCAGCTCTTCTTCGATTCGCAGCAGTTGATTGTACTTGGCCATTCGGTCCGAACGAGAAGCCGATCCGGTCTTGATTTGCCCGGTCGAGAGAGCAACGGCCAAGTCGGCGATGGTGGCGTCTTCGGTTTCGCCACTTCGGTGACTCGAGATGCTCGAGTAACCATTTCGGTGTGCCAATTGGATCGCTTCGATGGTCTCGGTCAAGGTTCCGATTTGATTCACTTTGATCAAGATGCTATTCGCGATTCCTTGATCGATCCCTCGCTGCAGTCGCTCGGTGTTGGTCACGAACAAATCATCACCTACCAATTGGACCTTGCCGCCGACGCGTTCGGTGAGCTTCTTCCAAGAGTCCCAGTCATCTTCGGAGCATCCGTCTTCGATCGAGCAGATCGGGTAGTTATCGACCCAGTTTGCCAGGAAGTCGACCATTTCATCGCCGGAGAGTTGCTTCCCGTCGATGGTATACTTCTTTGTCTTTTCATCGTAGAACTCGGTCGCAGCGACATCCAATGCGATGAAGATCTGTTTGCCCGCTTGGTATCCGGCTCGCTTGATCGCTTCCATGATCAGATCGAGGGCTTCGCGGTTGCTGCCTAGGTCAGGTGCGAATCCACCTTCGTCTCCAACGGCAGTGTTCAGTTTCTTCTCGCTCAGAACCTTCTTCAAGTTGTGGAAGATTTCTGTTCCGGCGCGGAGTGCGTCGGTGAACGAGTCAAAGCCGAGGGGCATGACCATGAACTCTTGTACGTCGACGGAGTTGTCAGCGTGCTGACCTCCGTTGACGATATTCATCATGGGTGCTGGCAGGAGGTGCGCGCCGGCTCCACCCAGGTATCGGTAGAGAGGTTGATTCGTGAAATGAGCTGCCGCCTTCGCAGTTGCCAGAGAGACGCCGAGCATCGCGTTGGCACCAAGATTCTTCTTGTTGGACGTTCCATCGATTTGGCGGAGCATCGCATCGACGCCTCGTTGATCGAGCGCATCGAAGCCGATGAGGTTTTCGGCAATTTGCGAATTGATGTTCTCAACCGCTTTGAGAACCCCTTTACCCATGTACTTGGACTTATCGCCGTCGCGGAGTTCCCATGCTTCGTGGGCGCCGGTGCTGGCACCGCTGGGTACCGCCGCGCGGCCGGTGGAGCCATCGACGAGCGTTACGTCGACTTCAACCGTAGGATTGCCTCGAGAATCGAAAATCTGACGACCGTGAATGCGCTCGATAAGGCTCATGAAATACCTGCCAATGTCCAAAGAAATCAGAGTAAGCCGGCGGGGGTGGGCATTTGCTCAGACTTCGAGCCCGCGCCCGTTTGCTCCCCACATACAACGTTTTGCGCATTGTGGCGGAGCGTTGGCTTCTTGGCTACTTCAAATGGTTCGCGCAAAAGAAAACCCGAGGTGTTCGCACACCTCGGGTCGGTTGGGGGCAACCGTTTGGAAGAAAAAGGGCTGCTTCGTCGATGGAACGAGGCAGCCGAGCCATCGTTCGGAGTGGAATCTGGGGGGCTATTGAGGAAGCCGTCCCATTTCGACCTTGGGGAGCGGTCCTGTGAGGGCCTTCATGAACTCTACCAAATCGGCCTTGTCTTGGGCGGTCAGATCAAGCTTTTTGATTTTATCGCTCAGATAGGGATTGGGATGCCCACCTTTTGCATAGTACTCGACGACTTCCTCCAGCGTTTTTTGGGAACCATCGTGCATGTATGGAGCCGATTGCGCGATGTTCCGAATCGTCGGCGTCTTGAACGCTCCCTTGTCTTTCTCTTGCTTGGTCTCCGCGAAACGGCCAAGGTCTGGTTCTGCGGCTTCCATCCCGACACCCAGGTTGTGGTAAAGCTCGTCGGTGAAGTTCACCCCCACGTGGCAAGCGGTGCAGTTCGATTTAGCGCTGAAAAACAAATCGCGCCCCCGTTTGGCAGAGTCGCTCATGGGATGCTCATCCGACAAGGCCTTCGCCTTGGTAAATCGCGCATAGAGTTGCGGATCCTCTTCCTTCAACGCGTCCAGATCCTCCAGTTCTTCAGGGAATGCCACCAGCATTTGTCGGACAGGTTCATAAAGATCGTATGGGCTGGCTTCCGTAACGAGAGCGCGCTCAAAGGTCGCAATGGCACGCCCAACATCGTCGATATTGGGAGCGCGTCCGAAGACTTTTTCAAACTGAATGCGATAACCTTCGATCTTCCCGAGGCTCCCAATGCAGGCATCGTGGGTGTGCCCCATTTCAATCGGGTTGGCAATTGGACCTACCGCTTGGTCTTCGAGTGTCCCAGCTCGGCCATCCCAAAACTGGGCTTTGCTAAGAATTCGGTTGAAGGATACGGGCGAATTTCGATTTCCTTCTTGCTTGCGAACGCCAACGCCGAACCGGGTGTTGGCACCATAACCAGTGGTGGGGTGGTGGCAGTCCGCACAGCTAACCGTGTTGTCCACGGAGAGGCGGCGATCGAAGTAGAGCTGTCGCCCCAATTCAATCTTGGCGAGGGTCATCGGATTATCCTCGGGGATGAATAGCGCGCTAGCACCCGCCTTTAAAGCGTCCGGAAGTTGAACGTTTAAGGGCTCGTGGTTCTTCGGATTGTTAAGAAATGATTTGATTTCTTCGATGGTCAAATTCCCTTTACCGGGAATTCCCTGAGTGAGAGTGTCCGAACCGAGTTTGACCAGCTCGGCAGCGGAGGCGGGGGCCCCAGCGGCGAACATTGTCAACAATCCAAACATCAAAGAATGTCGCATAAGACTTTTGCAGAGTGAGGGAGGGGAAGGAGGGGAATGAACCGATCGGGATCCGATCTGATAACCGCAAAGTATACGTCACGACCAAGCCCCCACGAAGACAACGGGGAGGAACTTTTGGGTTATAGGACTTATTCCTGCTGGTTATCGGTTGGGATTGTAGACCACACCTGCCCGTGGATCGAACCGATAGTAGCCACCGTAGGGGGTCGGATGAAGAGGGCTCGAGGTGAGTCCGTGCTGGTAGAGCTCGATCAAATTCAAATCGGGCTTGTTTCCTACTGTCTGCGAGTAGATTTTGACCAATTCGTTGAGATGGACCAGGTTGTTGGACTCCCTGTATTCGCAGTAGCCGCTCCAAGCTTTTCCGGTGGCCTCGTAGGACATGAGCAGCCCAACGGACACCATCGCGAGCATTCGGAACGAACGAATCCAACCTTCGATCGGCTTAAACGGAGTCTCGAATGTCATCATCGAAAAATCCTTGGTCAATACGCAGGCTCCGTCCCTGTGGCGCAGCCTCTTCAAACAAC includes these proteins:
- the eno gene encoding phosphopyruvate hydratase — its product is MSLIERIHGRQIFDSRGNPTVEVDVTLVDGSTGRAAVPSGASTGAHEAWELRDGDKSKYMGKGVLKAVENINSQIAENLIGFDALDQRGVDAMLRQIDGTSNKKNLGANAMLGVSLATAKAAAHFTNQPLYRYLGGAGAHLLPAPMMNIVNGGQHADNSVDVQEFMVMPLGFDSFTDALRAGTEIFHNLKKVLSEKKLNTAVGDEGGFAPDLGSNREALDLIMEAIKRAGYQAGKQIFIALDVAATEFYDEKTKKYTIDGKQLSGDEMVDFLANWVDNYPICSIEDGCSEDDWDSWKKLTERVGGKVQLVGDDLFVTNTERLQRGIDQGIANSILIKVNQIGTLTETIEAIQLAHRNGYSSISSHRSGETEDATIADLAVALSTGQIKTGSASRSDRMAKYNQLLRIEEELGEGARYAGPLFRRK
- a CDS encoding cytochrome-c peroxidase, whose translation is MRHSLMFGLLTMFAAGAPASAAELVKLGSDTLTQGIPGKGNLTIEEIKSFLNNPKNHEPLNVQLPDALKAGASALFIPEDNPMTLAKIELGRQLYFDRRLSVDNTVSCADCHHPTTGYGANTRFGVGVRKQEGNRNSPVSFNRILSKAQFWDGRAGTLEDQAVGPIANPIEMGHTHDACIGSLGKIEGYRIQFEKVFGRAPNIDDVGRAIATFERALVTEASPYDLYEPVRQMLVAFPEELEDLDALKEEDPQLYARFTKAKALSDEHPMSDSAKRGRDLFFSAKSNCTACHVGVNFTDELYHNLGVGMEAAEPDLGRFAETKQEKDKGAFKTPTIRNIAQSAPYMHDGSQKTLEEVVEYYAKGGHPNPYLSDKIKKLDLTAQDKADLVEFMKALTGPLPKVEMGRLPQ